A window of the Radiobacillus deserti genome harbors these coding sequences:
- a CDS encoding sensor histidine kinase: MSIFKRSIGIGILFSLLVIVVSFGLFFAAFPLENLELLWKIRVFELPIVIDILIAGLLLGCLTGGLNGWYWKQRFRELEAGLDELQKGTFKEEAFPVALCEMKRVAEKLSAAQRYLVEQTKISQKLVDERVEDQEKKMEEVISEERNRLARELHDSVSQELFAASMMVSAITEGGLDWDELTAKQLRQVEMMIQQSQLEMRALLLHLRPVALKDKSLTEGMKQLLEELKQKVPIEVTWKMESVHLSKGVEDHLFRIFQESVSNTLRHSKARSLDIWLIEREDFAILRVMDDGVGFDMEASQSGSYGLENMKERAAEVGATLRVVSVPNQGTRLEVRVPLVAEEGDEND; encoded by the coding sequence ATGAGTATTTTTAAGCGTTCTATAGGGATTGGCATACTCTTCTCACTCCTAGTTATTGTAGTATCCTTCGGGTTGTTTTTCGCTGCGTTTCCTTTAGAAAATTTGGAATTACTCTGGAAAATCAGAGTATTCGAGCTGCCGATTGTAATCGATATTCTAATAGCTGGTTTGTTGCTTGGCTGTTTGACGGGAGGCTTAAACGGGTGGTACTGGAAGCAACGTTTTCGTGAGCTAGAAGCTGGATTAGATGAATTACAGAAAGGAACGTTCAAAGAAGAGGCATTTCCTGTTGCACTCTGTGAAATGAAACGAGTAGCGGAGAAGCTGTCAGCTGCGCAACGTTATTTGGTAGAACAAACAAAAATATCACAAAAACTAGTCGATGAACGTGTAGAGGATCAAGAGAAGAAGATGGAGGAAGTGATCTCAGAAGAAAGAAATCGCTTAGCTAGAGAGCTTCATGATTCCGTAAGCCAGGAATTATTCGCGGCTTCTATGATGGTTTCTGCTATTACAGAAGGTGGTTTGGACTGGGATGAGTTAACGGCGAAACAGCTTCGACAGGTAGAGATGATGATTCAACAGTCTCAGCTGGAAATGAGGGCGTTACTTCTTCACTTGAGACCCGTTGCTCTAAAAGACAAGTCTTTAACAGAAGGTATGAAACAGCTCTTAGAAGAACTGAAGCAGAAAGTGCCAATTGAGGTAACGTGGAAAATGGAGTCCGTCCATTTAAGTAAAGGGGTTGAAGACCACTTATTTCGTATTTTTCAGGAATCTGTTTCCAATACGTTACGTCATTCGAAAGCGAGATCCTTGGATATTTGGTTAATAGAACGAGAGGACTTTGCTATTTTAAGGGTTATGGATGATGGAGTTGGATTCGATATGGAAGCAAGTCAGTCTGGTTCCTACGGTTTAGAAAATATGAAAGAAAGAGCAGCAGAGGTCGGGGCTACTTTACGAGTTGTAAGTGTACCAAATCAAGGGACAAGGTTAGAAGTACGAGTTCCACTAGTAGCGGAAGAAGGTGATGAAAATGATTAG
- the liaF gene encoding cell wall-active antibiotics response protein LiaF, translating to MRQKKNFNVVEILLIVTAVIFLYEFVILDTGLLILVAIFSIGVYVGKNNFKKMWGKVLFWSSIIIIFLTIMETFAFKLFALSILSYFLYKLYKSRQEPYQFRPEFDHIIDQDETLQKKSTLFTNRWFGSQYTKASAYEWTDVNIQSGIGDTVIDLSYTVIPKDPPIVSIRNVAGTIQILVPYDVEVSVQHSVLFGSLRIFNYMEENMWNKVVHFKTDQFEDSSQKVKIFTSTLIGKIEVKRV from the coding sequence ATGAGACAGAAGAAAAACTTTAATGTAGTAGAAATCTTATTGATCGTTACAGCTGTTATCTTTCTGTATGAGTTTGTAATACTAGATACTGGCTTACTCATCCTAGTTGCAATATTTTCAATCGGAGTCTACGTTGGAAAAAATAACTTTAAAAAAATGTGGGGAAAGGTTTTATTTTGGAGCTCCATCATCATCATATTTCTTACGATAATGGAAACGTTCGCTTTTAAGCTATTCGCTCTATCCATTCTTTCCTACTTCTTATATAAGCTGTACAAATCTAGACAAGAACCCTATCAATTCCGTCCAGAATTTGATCATATTATTGATCAGGATGAGACGCTTCAAAAGAAGAGTACCCTGTTTACAAATAGATGGTTTGGTTCTCAATATACGAAAGCTTCAGCCTACGAATGGACAGATGTCAATATTCAATCTGGAATCGGAGATACGGTTATTGACTTAAGCTATACTGTTATTCCAAAGGATCCACCTATTGTTTCCATTCGAAATGTTGCTGGAACTATCCAAATACTCGTCCCATATGACGTAGAAGTGTCTGTGCAGCATTCCGTCCTGTTTGGGTCCTTACGAATTTTTAATTATATGGAAGAAAATATGTGGAATAAGGTCGTTCACTTTAAAACCGATCAGTTTGAAGATTCAAGCCAAAAAGTCAAAATTTTCACCTCTACATTAATAGGAAAAATAGAGGTGAAACGAGTATGA
- a CDS encoding PspA/IM30 family protein, whose amino-acid sequence MSNLFTRLKDSIVADFHEMLDQKEEKNPMVQLNEYVRQCEQQAKKIRALVEKQYLVKQEFSKEYNHAKSMLEKRTRQADLAAEAGESELQEHAEQEKQLYQERVDKLSSLRDQSIKELEQLESKYEQMKYKIKELYVKRLELKGRENVAKAHQGMNRVIQSDLASKSISKFSELENYIERLEEKVKSDYRMHTLDARLAELEKNKYTTT is encoded by the coding sequence ATGTCTAACTTATTTACACGTTTAAAAGATTCAATTGTAGCTGATTTTCACGAGATGCTTGATCAAAAAGAAGAAAAAAATCCAATGGTACAGTTAAACGAATATGTACGCCAATGTGAGCAGCAAGCGAAAAAGATCCGGGCTTTGGTGGAGAAGCAATACCTAGTAAAACAAGAATTCTCGAAAGAATACAATCATGCTAAGTCCATGCTAGAAAAAAGAACTCGCCAAGCAGATCTAGCTGCCGAAGCAGGTGAAAGTGAACTTCAAGAACATGCGGAGCAAGAGAAGCAGTTATACCAAGAAAGAGTGGACAAGCTGTCTAGTCTTCGGGATCAATCTATTAAAGAACTGGAGCAGTTAGAAAGTAAATATGAGCAAATGAAGTACAAGATTAAAGAGCTTTATGTAAAACGACTAGAGCTTAAAGGAAGAGAAAATGTAGCGAAAGCACATCAAGGAATGAATCGAGTCATACAATCGGATTTGGCGTCCAAAAGCATTTCTAAATTCTCGGAGCTTGAAAACTATATTGAACGCTTAGAAGAAAAAGTGAAGTCCGATTATCGGATGCATACGTTAGATGCAAGGTTGGCAGAGCTAGAGAAAAATAAATATACTACTACTTAA
- a CDS encoding bifunctional diguanylate cyclase/phosphohydrolase: MKTSMNHLTNKIYMLVINGIGFSIFFSFGLFTFHDLNNWVLAYALIGANLLLTHFRIQMPPEGNSMSMDSAVYLACLFYFDIPMTLTVLFYTSVIQFLYDRKTDWWAHLYNFSIYSIMIFCTYHVFQLTNGTIGNIDLNILYSYVLALTVYFIVNSLLIMLYFITYDRTNAVKIFQDITSGTIESYISTLILSIILVLLFQTETVFGLSLFVGLALILSFAFKQHFMLYQDVARKANIDQLTGLYNHGYTKELLDKLFKEAKENHKPLSIAFVDIDDFKKYNDENGHLKGDKLLEEFGKQIGNAAKDTAYSIGRFSGEEFVFILPDTSSQDASSFVDRLRKTVNDTYYDGVERLPYGCLSFSAGIAPLQSETVTPSELLSKAGQAMKYAKMQGKNNTHIYGTEIEEDRLSAPIDEMEQQLNILLAKDIYTYRHSKRVYKYAVEFSQVIGLKEQERKQLILGALIHDIGKVEVPREIINKKGKLDNYEWEIVKKHVTWGHDIVSKNKKFESLAPLVELHHERFDGKGYPYGLSGEAIPRLARILCVIDSFDAMTTERPYQRTKTFPEAIHELQKCAGTQFDPDIVDSFIRYIHRNYLSTLEPNTL, from the coding sequence ATGAAAACTTCCATGAATCATCTTACAAACAAAATATATATGCTTGTGATCAACGGGATTGGTTTTTCCATCTTCTTCTCTTTTGGATTATTTACCTTCCATGATTTGAATAATTGGGTGCTTGCTTATGCGTTAATCGGCGCAAACTTACTCCTAACCCACTTTCGAATCCAGATGCCTCCAGAAGGTAATTCAATGTCCATGGACTCCGCTGTTTATTTAGCATGTCTTTTTTATTTTGATATTCCTATGACACTTACCGTCTTGTTTTACACGAGTGTCATTCAGTTCTTATACGACCGCAAAACGGATTGGTGGGCACACCTCTACAATTTTTCCATCTACTCGATTATGATTTTCTGTACCTACCATGTATTCCAACTGACAAATGGCACGATCGGAAACATAGATTTGAATATCCTATACTCCTATGTCCTTGCATTAACGGTGTACTTTATCGTTAATTCGCTATTAATTATGCTTTATTTCATTACGTATGATAGAACGAATGCTGTTAAAATATTTCAAGACATAACAAGTGGAACAATTGAAAGCTACATTAGTACGTTAATCTTGTCTATTATTCTTGTTCTTTTATTCCAAACAGAAACAGTCTTTGGACTTTCTTTATTTGTAGGTTTAGCACTTATTCTTTCTTTTGCCTTTAAACAACACTTCATGCTTTATCAGGATGTTGCAAGAAAAGCCAATATCGATCAATTAACAGGTCTATACAATCATGGATATACTAAAGAGCTTCTAGACAAGCTGTTTAAAGAGGCTAAAGAAAATCATAAACCGCTGAGCATTGCTTTTGTAGATATCGATGATTTCAAAAAATATAACGATGAAAATGGTCACTTAAAAGGGGATAAATTATTAGAGGAGTTCGGAAAGCAGATAGGAAATGCAGCGAAGGATACCGCATATTCCATCGGCCGATTTAGTGGAGAAGAATTCGTGTTTATCCTACCTGACACAAGTTCACAAGATGCTAGTTCCTTTGTTGATAGATTAAGGAAAACAGTAAATGATACGTACTATGACGGAGTAGAAAGACTACCCTATGGCTGTCTTTCCTTTTCAGCAGGTATTGCTCCCCTTCAATCGGAAACCGTCACTCCATCCGAGCTTTTAAGTAAGGCTGGACAAGCGATGAAATATGCGAAGATGCAAGGAAAAAACAATACACACATCTATGGGACAGAAATAGAAGAAGATCGTTTGTCGGCACCAATTGATGAGATGGAGCAACAGTTAAATATATTGTTAGCGAAGGACATTTATACGTACCGACATAGTAAACGCGTGTACAAGTACGCCGTAGAATTTAGTCAGGTTATTGGGTTAAAAGAGCAAGAGCGAAAACAACTCATCCTTGGCGCTCTCATTCATGATATTGGAAAAGTAGAGGTCCCCAGAGAAATTATTAATAAGAAAGGGAAGCTAGATAATTACGAATGGGAAATTGTGAAAAAGCACGTAACCTGGGGGCATGATATTGTATCTAAGAACAAAAAGTTCGAGAGCCTTGCTCCACTTGTTGAGTTACATCACGAGCGATTTGATGGAAAAGGCTACCCATATGGTCTAAGTGGCGAAGCGATTCCGAGGCTTGCACGGATTCTTTGTGTGATTGATTCCTTTGATGCGATGACAACAGAGCGTCCTTATCAGCGAACGAAGACGTTCCCTGAGGCCATACATGAACTTCAGAAGTGTGCTGGAACTCAGTTTGATCCGGATATTGTGGACTCTTTTATTCGATACATTCATAGAAACTATTTATCTACACTTGAACCGAATACTCTGTAA
- a CDS encoding DUF5317 domain-containing protein: MVIDGVILSVIVGFIRKGNLSKLTQPLFTWGWMFPLLLVIQLGVFYFQNKISWIGQASGYVYIVVYVLGLVFLWVNRHQKGLALVMVGVFLNFLVMVTNGGRMPVSAEAAAILDPMYMEAIKNGFYAKHELLTQTSSFPFLGDIIPIAPPYPRSQVISIGDVIMNIGIFLFIQDLMVSKDHAKTHIPCESSDLKGGEVQ, from the coding sequence ATGGTCATTGATGGCGTAATCCTGTCCGTTATTGTCGGATTTATAAGAAAAGGAAATCTGTCCAAACTCACCCAACCATTATTTACGTGGGGATGGATGTTTCCTTTATTGCTAGTTATACAGCTGGGTGTCTTTTATTTTCAAAACAAGATTAGTTGGATTGGACAGGCTAGTGGTTATGTTTATATCGTCGTTTACGTTTTAGGACTTGTATTTCTATGGGTAAATCGACATCAAAAAGGACTAGCTCTTGTCATGGTTGGGGTCTTCTTAAACTTCCTCGTCATGGTTACCAACGGTGGTCGTATGCCCGTTTCTGCAGAGGCAGCAGCGATATTGGACCCCATGTATATGGAAGCAATAAAAAATGGCTTCTACGCAAAGCATGAGCTCTTAACTCAAACTTCTTCCTTTCCATTTCTAGGTGATATCATCCCGATCGCTCCTCCTTATCCACGGAGCCAGGTCATTAGTATTGGAGATGTTATCATGAATATAGGTATTTTCCTCTTTATACAAGATTTAATGGTTTCAAAGGATCATGCAAAAACACATATACCTTGTGAATCTAGTGATCTTAAAGGAGGTGAAGTACAATGA
- the ppc gene encoding phosphoenolpyruvate carboxylase, producing the protein MLRKDVAIIETNTTQPTPSNTLHRDMDHLRELLDNVLFHEGGEELLEKVKKIRTLSQTLRETNDKKAYEQIKEEMASLKPSLRKNVIRAFSVYLHLVNIAEQNYRSRRRREYQSQDTDIIQPGSLEDGVDKLVKNDISPEIISNMLQKLSLELIITAHPTEATRRTILQIHQRIAGLLKALDYVFTRHEKKTIEETISNEIMILWQTTEIRDRKPSVMNEVENGLYYFDHVLFDVLPRIHQDLEDLLNDRIDGQFEVPSFLRFGSWIGGDRDGNPNVKATTTWGTLETHRELVLKKYRQSLESLRELLSHSAKVVEVSNEIVEAVEAEKELIKEDPWPSEDEIYRVKLSIMLKKLELVKGNQPGRYETAEQLLADLHQIRDSITLHHPNGNPIKLLRKIIRQVELFGFHLASLDIRNHSGEHESAVAEVLKAVNISPNYNDLSEKEKVDVLCSVLEDPRPMISIYDTYTPETQEIIDTFRMIKRAHDTFGERAIEVYLISMTQSVSDLLEVLVLAKEAGLYRVYPNGRIISKLHIAPLLETIDDLKNGPGMIKQLFDIPLYRKHLAARKDLQEIMLGYSDSSKDGGTLTANWELYKAQQEIHDIASDYGVKLKYFHGRGGSLGRGGGPLNASLLSQPPVTLGDGVKITEQGEVLSSRYLLSDIAYRSLEQATTTMMTAISGITSHPDQHLMPTPEAVQAMSEISDFALQKYQDLIFKDKDFLTYFKEATPLNELGDLNIGSRPMSRKGSNRFEDLRAIPWVFAWTQSRQLLPGWYAAGTGLQKYVEKTGDWALLKNMYRSWPFFKATINNLQMALTKADLATAREYSKMVNDQTIEKRIFGEIEKEYELTREVVLQITGQSELLDHTPNIKESVRLRNPFVDPLNLFQVELISELRKEKKHDQSADDLLTEVLLTINGIAAGLRNTG; encoded by the coding sequence ATGCTTAGAAAGGACGTGGCTATAATCGAAACGAATACAACACAACCAACACCAAGTAACACCCTCCATAGAGATATGGACCATTTAAGAGAACTTTTGGATAACGTACTATTCCATGAAGGTGGAGAGGAGCTTCTAGAAAAAGTAAAGAAAATCCGGACGTTATCGCAAACGCTCCGAGAAACAAACGATAAAAAGGCGTATGAGCAAATTAAAGAAGAAATGGCATCCTTAAAACCTTCGCTGAGAAAAAATGTAATCCGCGCTTTCTCTGTCTACTTACATTTGGTAAATATCGCTGAACAAAATTATCGAAGCCGTAGACGAAGAGAGTATCAATCACAGGATACAGATATTATCCAGCCCGGTTCATTAGAGGATGGTGTAGACAAGCTAGTCAAAAACGATATCTCACCTGAAATCATTTCCAATATGCTTCAAAAATTATCACTTGAATTAATTATTACCGCTCACCCAACCGAAGCTACAAGAAGAACCATTTTACAAATTCATCAGCGGATTGCAGGCTTGTTAAAAGCGCTCGATTATGTTTTTACTCGTCACGAGAAAAAGACAATAGAAGAAACCATTTCAAATGAAATTATGATTCTATGGCAGACGACAGAAATTCGTGACCGAAAACCTTCTGTCATGAATGAAGTGGAAAATGGTCTTTACTATTTTGATCATGTTTTATTTGATGTTCTCCCGCGGATTCACCAAGATTTAGAGGACTTATTGAATGATCGAATCGATGGACAATTTGAAGTACCATCATTCTTACGTTTTGGTTCTTGGATTGGGGGAGACCGTGATGGTAACCCGAATGTAAAAGCAACGACAACATGGGGTACATTGGAAACGCATCGAGAACTCGTACTTAAAAAATATCGCCAATCTCTAGAGTCTTTACGTGAACTTCTTAGTCATTCTGCAAAAGTAGTAGAAGTTAGCAATGAAATTGTTGAAGCTGTAGAAGCAGAAAAAGAGTTAATCAAGGAAGATCCTTGGCCAAGTGAAGATGAGATTTACCGTGTGAAGCTTTCGATAATGTTAAAAAAGCTGGAGCTTGTTAAGGGAAATCAGCCAGGCAGATATGAAACAGCAGAGCAATTACTAGCCGATTTACACCAAATTCGTGATAGTATTACCCTTCATCATCCAAATGGTAACCCTATCAAACTATTACGCAAAATTATTCGCCAAGTAGAACTATTTGGATTCCATCTTGCTTCACTTGATATAAGAAACCATAGTGGGGAGCATGAATCGGCGGTTGCAGAAGTGTTAAAGGCTGTTAACATTTCTCCAAACTATAATGATTTGTCAGAGAAGGAAAAAGTGGATGTACTATGCAGCGTGTTAGAGGATCCACGTCCAATGATTTCGATTTATGATACGTACACTCCTGAGACACAGGAAATCATTGATACGTTCCGAATGATAAAACGAGCACACGATACGTTCGGAGAGCGTGCAATTGAAGTATATTTAATTAGTATGACACAATCTGTTAGTGACTTACTAGAAGTCCTTGTACTTGCAAAAGAAGCAGGACTTTACCGCGTTTATCCAAACGGAAGAATTATTAGTAAGCTACACATTGCACCATTATTAGAAACGATTGACGACTTAAAAAACGGTCCTGGAATGATCAAGCAATTGTTTGATATCCCACTCTACCGCAAGCACCTTGCTGCTAGAAAGGATCTTCAAGAAATTATGCTTGGCTATTCGGACAGCAGTAAGGACGGTGGAACCCTAACTGCAAACTGGGAGCTATACAAAGCACAGCAAGAAATCCATGACATTGCATCGGATTACGGAGTAAAACTGAAGTACTTCCACGGACGCGGTGGATCCCTAGGTCGTGGTGGTGGTCCATTGAATGCTAGTCTATTGTCACAACCACCAGTCACACTTGGAGACGGAGTAAAAATAACCGAACAAGGAGAGGTGCTCTCTTCTCGTTATTTATTATCAGATATTGCTTATCGTAGTTTAGAACAAGCGACGACTACGATGATGACTGCTATTTCTGGAATAACAAGTCACCCAGATCAACACTTGATGCCAACACCAGAAGCGGTACAAGCAATGAGTGAAATATCTGATTTCGCGCTACAAAAATATCAAGACCTTATCTTCAAAGACAAGGATTTCTTAACATACTTTAAAGAAGCAACGCCGCTTAACGAGCTTGGTGACTTGAATATCGGATCTCGCCCAATGAGCCGTAAAGGTAGTAACCGTTTTGAAGACTTACGTGCGATTCCATGGGTATTTGCATGGACTCAGAGTCGCCAGCTATTACCAGGATGGTATGCAGCTGGAACCGGCTTACAAAAATACGTTGAGAAAACTGGGGATTGGGCATTACTCAAAAATATGTACCGTTCATGGCCGTTCTTTAAAGCAACGATTAATAATCTCCAGATGGCACTGACGAAAGCAGACTTAGCAACAGCTAGAGAGTATTCCAAGATGGTTAATGATCAAACCATTGAAAAACGTATCTTTGGTGAGATTGAAAAAGAATACGAGCTTACAAGAGAAGTTGTCCTACAAATCACCGGACAATCCGAGTTACTAGATCATACACCAAACATTAAGGAATCTGTTCGCCTTAGAAATCCGTTTGTAGATCCACTAAACCTATTCCAGGTAGAATTAATTTCCGAATTAAGAAAAGAAAAGAAACATGATCAATCTGCGGATGATTTACTAACGGAAGTATTACTAACGATTAACGGAATTGCAGCAGGACTTCGTAACACAGGTTGA
- a CDS encoding response regulator codes for MIRVLFVDDHEMVRIGVSSYLSVQPDIEVVAEADNGAKGVELALELRPDVILMDLVMDEMDGITATKKIMEEWPEAKIIVVTSFIDDDKVYPALEAGATSYLLKTSKASEIAKAIRKTHEGDAVFEPEVTSKVMSKLRQKNTPMLHESLTAREMEILLLIAEGKSNQEIADDLFIALKTTKVHVSNVLSKLEVQDRTQAAIYAYKHDLV; via the coding sequence ATGATTAGAGTACTTTTTGTTGATGATCACGAAATGGTTCGAATCGGGGTGAGCTCTTATTTGTCTGTCCAACCAGACATTGAAGTGGTTGCGGAAGCGGATAATGGGGCAAAAGGGGTGGAACTCGCCTTGGAGCTTCGTCCGGATGTGATTTTGATGGACCTCGTTATGGACGAGATGGATGGGATCACCGCTACTAAAAAGATTATGGAAGAATGGCCGGAAGCAAAAATCATTGTTGTAACAAGCTTTATTGATGATGACAAAGTGTATCCAGCGTTAGAAGCTGGAGCAACGAGTTATCTATTAAAAACGTCGAAAGCAAGTGAAATAGCGAAAGCGATCCGGAAGACTCATGAAGGGGACGCTGTATTTGAACCGGAGGTTACATCAAAGGTAATGTCAAAGCTAAGACAAAAAAATACCCCAATGTTACATGAATCTTTAACAGCAAGAGAAATGGAAATTTTACTATTAATAGCCGAAGGTAAGTCAAATCAGGAGATTGCAGATGATTTGTTTATTGCTTTGAAAACAACTAAGGTACATGTAAGCAATGTATTGAGTAAGCTAGAAGTGCAGGATAGAACACAAGCTGCCATCTATGCGTATAAACATGATTTAGTGTAG
- a CDS encoding lmo0954 family membrane protein — protein MKTFLLAVLAIVAAILIVSNIGPMILLTISLLVSYYAIKKFVLTSSVTEKILWGFVILIGISLSLANIPAFIGVVAFVVLYYTYKKWKKDKDEKLFAKDEVLF, from the coding sequence ATGAAAACATTTTTGCTCGCTGTTTTAGCCATTGTGGCGGCTATTTTAATCGTCTCGAACATAGGACCAATGATTCTGCTTACGATTAGTTTACTTGTTTCCTATTACGCGATTAAAAAGTTTGTCCTAACAAGCTCAGTAACTGAAAAAATCCTCTGGGGATTTGTCATCTTGATTGGTATTTCCTTATCCCTAGCAAATATTCCAGCTTTCATAGGTGTAGTTGCATTTGTCGTTCTATATTACACCTATAAAAAATGGAAAAAGGATAAAGATGAGAAGTTGTTCGCGAAAGATGAAGTTTTATTTTAA
- a CDS encoding TVP38/TMEM64 family protein, translating into MVIRCMHTCSLLIRNVFLFSIIGMAISTLITQSTWLDMRLEGAYAITVLVGVSIWLTILLFIMEGRPPLLAIKRKMHSFFVALAALLISTMVPLMNGDLYILPAYSVKLSLFMQQSWSISAINVGWIAWIIIGLITIFWTRADLLPNKKQDVPSNKKLAIFIVTGIGALFWFLYFAYGPLRLLVNELVHIMIQADITVFKEYVLSFGSLAAIVSALLMVFQSVIAPLPAFVITFTNGIVFGWLWGALLSWSSAMLGATLCFYLAKWFGRPLVERLVSKKALFWWDAFFEKYGSYSILIARLVPVISFDLVSYGAGLTTVTFWRFFWATGLGQMPATILYSYLGERATGQIQILFLLFTITIAIGIIGILVKPKLVKWKYRNN; encoded by the coding sequence GTGGTTATCCGATGTATGCATACATGTTCATTACTGATTAGAAACGTGTTTCTATTCTCCATAATTGGTATGGCTATTAGTACACTTATTACTCAAAGTACTTGGTTGGATATGCGACTGGAAGGTGCCTATGCCATTACAGTCTTAGTAGGGGTATCCATATGGCTAACTATCCTATTGTTTATCATGGAAGGTAGACCACCCTTACTGGCGATTAAGCGGAAGATGCATTCATTCTTTGTTGCGTTAGCTGCCTTGTTAATTTCGACGATGGTTCCACTAATGAATGGTGATCTTTATATACTTCCAGCTTATTCCGTGAAATTATCGCTTTTCATGCAGCAATCTTGGTCTATCTCAGCTATTAACGTTGGATGGATTGCATGGATTATTATAGGGCTTATCACCATTTTTTGGACACGAGCTGATCTTCTTCCAAATAAAAAGCAAGATGTACCCTCAAATAAGAAACTTGCGATATTCATCGTAACGGGTATAGGAGCGTTATTTTGGTTTCTTTATTTTGCGTATGGGCCGCTTAGATTACTTGTGAATGAACTTGTACACATTATGATTCAAGCAGATATCACGGTCTTTAAGGAATATGTTCTTTCTTTTGGCTCCCTGGCCGCTATCGTTTCAGCTCTACTTATGGTTTTTCAATCGGTAATCGCGCCATTACCTGCTTTTGTCATTACCTTTACCAATGGAATCGTATTTGGTTGGTTGTGGGGAGCGTTACTATCGTGGAGTAGTGCGATGCTCGGTGCCACTTTATGTTTTTATTTGGCGAAATGGTTTGGTCGCCCTTTAGTAGAAAGGTTAGTGAGTAAAAAAGCTTTATTTTGGTGGGATGCATTTTTTGAAAAATATGGTTCCTACTCTATATTAATAGCAAGACTTGTTCCGGTCATTTCCTTTGACTTGGTGAGTTATGGTGCCGGCTTAACTACGGTAACATTTTGGAGATTTTTCTGGGCGACAGGCTTAGGACAGATGCCGGCAACTATACTTTATTCTTATCTCGGTGAAAGGGCTACGGGACAGATACAAATACTATTTTTGTTATTTACAATTACGATCGCCATAGGCATTATTGGTATATTAGTTAAGCCAAAACTAGTAAAGTGGAAATATCGAAATAATTAA
- a CDS encoding YdjY domain-containing protein, protein MKRKLFISYTLMLLTFGILAGCGSENTANNAEQEKDIEKYFASNESEFGKEHSIYLDQEKRQVKVYATVNGKYLEKPTRHGLNWIEGSNGKKSVFDAYANPLAFYQALMEIGGTPALEKGGDKEEAFRENEEGKFIKGDKVEVQITWENADEIYDINEVMVDSTGKKIAYHFGGNYEAAKDKMTGCFMCFDSCPVGIISNASQPVGTFKNGKAEFHGNPEVLPEDGTPVTLIYQF, encoded by the coding sequence ATGAAAAGAAAGCTATTTATTAGCTACACACTAATGCTACTTACTTTCGGGATTCTAGCAGGTTGTGGGAGTGAAAATACAGCTAATAATGCAGAACAAGAAAAGGACATTGAAAAGTATTTTGCATCAAATGAATCAGAATTTGGGAAAGAGCACTCTATTTATCTAGATCAAGAAAAACGACAAGTAAAAGTCTATGCTACAGTGAACGGTAAATATTTAGAGAAACCAACTAGACATGGACTTAATTGGATAGAAGGTTCCAATGGAAAAAAGTCAGTGTTTGATGCATATGCGAATCCCTTAGCTTTTTATCAAGCACTGATGGAAATTGGCGGGACCCCTGCACTTGAAAAAGGAGGAGACAAGGAAGAAGCCTTTCGAGAAAATGAAGAAGGAAAGTTTATCAAAGGGGATAAAGTAGAGGTTCAAATAACTTGGGAAAATGCAGATGAAATATACGACATAAATGAAGTGATGGTGGATTCAACAGGTAAGAAAATTGCTTATCACTTTGGCGGTAATTATGAAGCAGCTAAAGACAAGATGACCGGTTGTTTTATGTGTTTTGATAGCTGTCCAGTAGGGATTATAAGTAATGCGTCGCAGCCTGTGGGAACATTTAAGAATGGAAAAGCAGAGTTCCACGGGAATCCAGAGGTTTTACCGGAGGATGGTACACCGGTTACGTTAATCTACCAGTTTTAA